The Silene latifolia isolate original U9 population chromosome X, ASM4854445v1, whole genome shotgun sequence genome contains the following window.
ttataatcacaaaaattacataaattcatatttatgcataagttaattaccctaacctcttaggactcaaaatttagtcttcactaataatttgaccataattaactcatatttctaaaatttgttcattaatggacctaaattataataaaaactataaacttcaaataaatcacaaaatttcaaataaattcaaaatttgaaatttaaactcatgaacattcccCTTCATAGCTACTGGGCCAGGATTTTTATCCTCCCAAAGACTGTGATATCCAAAATTGAAGCAATTTGTAGATCCTACCTATGGCATGGCAGTGATTCAAAAGAAAGCCCTGCACTTGTTTCATGGGAGAATGCTTGTAAACCCATTAAACAGGGGGGCTTAGGTTTTAAACATCTCCACTGTTGGAATGTTGCAAAATTTGTAGGGAAATATGTGTGGTGGGTGGCTCAAAAGGTGACCATTTATGGGTGCGGTGGGTTCACTCAATTTACATCAAAATCGTAATTGGATGGACTATGAACTGGTAGTGGCAGCACTGGGCTTGGCGTAAAATTTGCCAGGTCAAGCATATTATGAAACCTCTTCTTCTTTCTTTATCTGGTTTGGAGCAGTACACAATCAAAGCAGGGTATCAATGGATTAAACCGGATGGGAATCTGGTGCCATGGTACCCCTGGATGCTGAATAAGTGGTTGATTCCTAGACAAGCTTTTGTTGTTTGGTTAATTGCTCATCAGAAGCTTCTGACACAGGACAGGCTTATCAGGATGCACATCATCTCTGAAAACAAGTGTTTCTTATGTGGTTTGCAGGAGGAAAGTTTGAATCATCTGTTTCTTGAATGTACTTTTAGCAGGCAGTGTAGTGATATGGTCTCT
Protein-coding sequences here:
- the LOC141617465 gene encoding uncharacterized protein LOC141617465; its protein translation is MKPLLLSLSGLEQYTIKAGYQWIKPDGNLVPWYPWMLNKWLIPRQAFVVWLIAHQKLLTQDRLIRMHIISENKCFLCGLQEESLNHLFLECTFSRQCSDMVSAWCCHRLPMQQIIRWWTEWRQASACRKKIIALILASLMYHIWYSRNCSRIEGYVFRPQIIAGKVKCDVKNRLSQCSIRTKNAAVLAWVEHISCN